The segment TTGCTAATTCCTTAACATTGCTTGTGGCGATTGGGATTTTATTATTTATGCTGTTGCCAATTATTAGCCCAGCAAGTTTATTCTCAAGGCATCTCCAACCGATTTTCGGTGGGATATCACTTATTACGTTTTATTTCTTTATTCATCTATCTAATTTTTTATCCGCCTATTTTTTATATCAATTCAATCGACCAAAATATCATCAAGATTTTATTATTGTGCTTGGCAGTGGTTTAATTAACGATAAGGTTCCACCACTATTAGCAAGTAGAATCCAAAAGGCGATTGACTTTTATCATAAGCAAGCAGCTATTACCTCACCGCCAACCATTATTTTTTCAGGCGGGCAAGGGTCAGATGAAAACCTGCCAGAGGCTGAGGCAATGCAACAATATGCACTTGACAAAGGAATTCCGATTGAGCACACACTACAAGAGAATCGCTCTGTCAACACCTATCAAAATATGCTCTTTTCCAAACAATTGATGGACGAGCAATCGCAGGGTAAGCCCTATCGCAGTATTTTTACAACAAATAATTTCCATCTTTT is part of the Lysinibacillus sp. FSL K6-0232 genome and harbors:
- a CDS encoding YdcF family protein — protein: MYIGIIPLIIFIVFLYSYLKDPRRMINGLLFNLFICSFLLFCVVASIESDHYFVRLIVIIPLIALLVMIPFAIVALMFGLFLNARVLMQREGRRLANSLTLLVAIGILLFMLLPIISPASLFSRHLQPIFGGISLITFYFFIHLSNFLSAYFLYQFNRPKYHQDFIIVLGSGLINDKVPPLLASRIQKAIDFYHKQAAITSPPTIIFSGGQGSDENLPEAEAMQQYALDKGIPIEHTLQENRSVNTYQNMLFSKQLMDEQSQGKPYRSIFTTNNFHLFRAGIYARLAGLDSQGIGAKTAFYYWPNAMIREYVAIVVMERKRHMKVVGAILAISILFAIISYLFT